One Dokdonia sp. Dokd-P16 genomic window carries:
- a CDS encoding DUF3810 domain-containing protein, with protein sequence MKNHKTLLIVGLLLIPQMLLVRWFASFPQLVEQYYSNGLYPIISKASRYAFGWLPFSFGDIMYAVLIVLGLREIVLLIKNKFRGFKTFLLKTLAIVSIVYGAFNVLWGMNYNRLPLHESLGIDNEYTTEELVELTKKLIINSNSLHNQLAEDENSRVVYCDNTEGKNACLQEIFTGTINGYETLKTQFPKLSYPPKSIKNSLLRYPLSIMGYSGYLNPITNEAQVNGMVPAHRWPVISSHEQAHQLGFAKENEANFIAVMATLNNEDLYFQYSGSIFALRYALNDVYSRDKELGEDLKARLNPGILVNYQDSRDFWDAMDNPLEPLFDLFYSNYLKANNQPGGLKSYSYMVALLVNYDQRFPNTF encoded by the coding sequence TTGAAAAACCATAAAACATTATTGATTGTTGGCTTACTATTGATTCCGCAGATGCTGCTAGTTCGCTGGTTTGCGAGTTTTCCGCAGCTGGTTGAGCAATATTATAGCAACGGATTGTATCCCATCATTTCAAAGGCGTCACGGTATGCTTTTGGCTGGTTGCCGTTTTCATTTGGTGATATCATGTATGCGGTGCTTATTGTGCTCGGTTTGCGCGAAATTGTACTACTCATAAAAAACAAGTTTAGAGGATTTAAAACCTTTCTTTTAAAGACGCTAGCCATCGTTTCGATAGTATACGGTGCGTTTAACGTGCTTTGGGGGATGAATTATAACAGGTTACCACTTCATGAATCTTTAGGGATTGATAATGAATACACTACCGAAGAGCTAGTAGAACTTACAAAAAAGTTAATCATAAATAGTAATAGCCTTCATAATCAACTCGCCGAAGATGAAAATAGCCGAGTGGTCTATTGTGACAACACAGAGGGTAAAAATGCTTGTTTACAAGAAATCTTTACCGGAACGATTAATGGTTATGAGACGCTTAAAACTCAGTTCCCAAAGCTTAGTTATCCGCCTAAGAGTATAAAGAATTCGCTGTTAAGATATCCGCTCTCTATTATGGGTTATAGCGGTTATCTCAATCCTATTACTAATGAAGCGCAAGTTAATGGAATGGTGCCGGCTCATCGATGGCCAGTGATTTCCTCACATGAACAGGCACATCAGCTCGGTTTTGCAAAGGAAAATGAAGCCAACTTTATCGCAGTGATGGCAACGCTTAATAACGAGGATTTATATTTTCAATATTCAGGAAGTATTTTTGCGTTGCGCTATGCGCTCAATGATGTGTACAGCCGTGATAAGGAATTAGGAGAAGATTTGAAAGCACGTCTTAATCCTGGTATTTTAGTAAATTATCAAGATTCTAGAGATTTCTGGGATGCGATGGATAATCCGCTAGAACCACTGTTTGATTTGTTTTACAGCAATTACTTAAAGGCTAATAATCAGCCAGGTGGATTAAAGAGTTATAGCTATATGGTAGCGCTGCTTGTAAACTATGATCAGCGTTTTCCAAATACTTTCTGA
- a CDS encoding PAS domain-containing protein, whose translation MPNNTRIIDVNKKPTYQELERQIAELKSERKQGYKELFDNSTISIWNEDFTLVFEEIERLKTLEIPNIKKYLKKNPDVLYSLIQKLKINSVNRATLKLFKAENNQDFFHNLQNTFGHGADKVFLRLIVAIWKNKKTFNSEVNYKTLKGDEFEALFSIRIPQTLLEQKTVPVTIQSISALKEAESAKKDSILKLQQAQKLGKMGSWEWEWDTDTAYWSNEMYEIYGVKRGEFKPTSNNVRDLILPEDRAKVKNVIKRLFNDEAMEAFEFRIVRSNNEIRYLSILGIEIIGGKAFGVTQDITDRKIIEIDLDAAQTLAKVGSWFFNIATGKIKWSKAMFNIWGFKPCQGAPTYDELVKRVHPDDLRLWNISVQKAITLGIPYDIEHKIYLPNGIEKTVRGICEPVVCPNGNVISLKGTGQDITEQKLIDAELISAKEKAEKSKNHLNNIINNIGDPVFVKDDQSRLLIVNEAFCKLFGFKRDNIIGKTLAEEVSASERESFLSIDRQLILDGIENIAEESITIRDGETQRISTRKTRFIDTEGKIFIVGVIHDITERFNTGNVIREAKERAEENEERFRLLMLNLEAGVVVHAPDTSVVQNNHRASEILGLDKNYLQGKNPFNAGLEFVNPDSSPIPFAEYPVNKIAGSKEPVKDQIAGLIRADKNEIKWLTINGFPVLNSIGEVIEIVTVFIDITEQRQNEKDKFAAKLLLDKTAKELTDAQALAKIGSWLVKPSGMKMEWSKEMYHIWGFDYRDGHPDYKKVVERVHPDDIAILKDAVDKAISKGTPYNIEYRICIPNQPEKTIRAICQPIMDDAGNVISLAGTNQDITQQKLLSKELISAKEKAEESDRLKSAFLANLSHEMRTPMNGILGFSELLRRKNISDEKKDIYLELIEKEGHRLLSFISNIVDISKIESNIINIDSSHVNVNNLIDDLFSKYHIKLENTGVELLACKGFENADSFIETDENKLVQIISNLLENAIKFTKEGTIEFGYSLSGDNLKFFVKDSGIGIEKEEQENIFNRFTQGRREQTHNLGVGLGLSIVKGLIKLLDGDVWINSQLGEGSTFYFTIPYKKVINKTALPNTFNETTLENGDFTILIAEDDNLSFLYVQACLSDYDCTILRAINGKEAVELVHKNCNIDLVLMDINMPIMDGNEALEEIRKTNKEITIIAQTGLAMSGDKEKMLNAGFDDYISKPISTAQLISTINKHLKITT comes from the coding sequence ATGCCTAATAATACCCGTATTATAGACGTTAACAAAAAGCCTACTTATCAAGAATTAGAAAGGCAAATAGCTGAATTAAAGTCTGAAAGGAAACAGGGTTATAAAGAGCTCTTTGATAATTCTACAATCTCTATTTGGAATGAAGATTTTACGCTAGTTTTTGAAGAAATAGAAAGGCTCAAAACACTAGAGATTCCAAATATTAAAAAATATTTAAAGAAAAATCCCGACGTACTATATTCTTTAATACAAAAATTGAAAATTAATAGTGTTAATAGGGCTACTTTAAAACTATTTAAAGCAGAAAATAATCAAGATTTTTTTCACAATCTTCAAAATACTTTTGGACACGGAGCAGATAAGGTGTTCTTAAGACTTATAGTAGCAATATGGAAAAATAAAAAAACATTTAATTCTGAAGTAAATTACAAAACCTTGAAGGGTGATGAGTTTGAAGCATTATTTTCTATACGTATTCCTCAAACTTTATTAGAACAAAAAACAGTACCTGTCACAATACAAAGTATCAGTGCGCTAAAAGAGGCTGAATCTGCAAAAAAAGACTCCATCTTAAAGTTACAACAGGCCCAAAAGTTAGGTAAAATGGGAAGCTGGGAATGGGAGTGGGATACTGATACTGCTTACTGGTCTAATGAAATGTATGAAATTTATGGTGTAAAAAGAGGAGAATTTAAACCTACAAGTAATAATGTACGCGACTTAATCTTGCCGGAAGATAGAGCTAAAGTGAAGAATGTGATCAAAAGGCTTTTTAATGATGAAGCTATGGAAGCATTCGAATTTAGAATTGTAAGATCAAACAACGAAATAAGATATTTAAGTATTCTAGGTATAGAAATCATTGGGGGTAAAGCTTTTGGTGTTACACAAGATATAACTGATAGAAAAATAATAGAGATTGATCTGGATGCGGCACAGACGCTAGCAAAAGTAGGAAGTTGGTTCTTTAATATCGCGACTGGTAAAATAAAATGGTCCAAAGCCATGTTTAATATTTGGGGATTTAAGCCTTGCCAAGGTGCTCCTACATATGATGAATTAGTTAAACGAGTTCATCCTGATGATTTGAGATTATGGAATATCTCTGTACAGAAAGCTATCACACTTGGGATTCCTTATGATATAGAACACAAAATCTATCTTCCTAATGGAATAGAAAAGACTGTAAGGGGTATATGTGAGCCCGTAGTTTGTCCCAACGGTAATGTTATAAGTTTGAAGGGGACAGGTCAAGATATTACTGAACAAAAACTTATAGATGCAGAGCTTATAAGTGCTAAGGAAAAAGCAGAAAAAAGTAAAAACCACCTCAATAATATTATTAATAATATAGGAGATCCAGTCTTTGTAAAAGATGACCAAAGTAGATTGCTTATAGTCAATGAAGCGTTTTGCAAACTTTTTGGATTTAAGAGAGATAATATTATCGGTAAGACACTTGCAGAGGAAGTATCAGCTTCTGAAAGAGAATCATTTTTAAGTATTGATAGACAATTAATACTTGATGGAATTGAAAATATAGCCGAAGAATCAATTACCATTAGAGATGGAGAAACTCAAAGAATTTCTACGAGAAAAACGCGATTTATAGATACAGAAGGAAAAATTTTTATCGTGGGAGTTATACACGACATTACAGAGCGTTTTAATACAGGAAATGTTATAAGAGAAGCAAAAGAACGTGCAGAAGAGAATGAAGAACGCTTTCGCCTATTAATGCTTAACCTTGAAGCTGGTGTTGTTGTTCACGCTCCCGACACTTCTGTGGTTCAAAACAACCATAGAGCATCAGAAATATTAGGCTTAGATAAAAACTATTTACAAGGTAAAAATCCTTTTAATGCTGGTTTGGAGTTTGTTAACCCTGATTCCTCTCCAATACCATTTGCAGAATATCCCGTAAACAAAATTGCAGGAAGTAAAGAACCTGTTAAAGATCAAATAGCAGGGCTTATAAGAGCAGATAAAAATGAAATTAAGTGGCTTACAATAAATGGTTTTCCAGTACTAAATAGTATAGGTGAAGTCATAGAAATAGTTACTGTTTTTATTGATATTACCGAACAACGACAAAATGAGAAAGACAAGTTTGCAGCCAAATTATTACTAGATAAAACAGCAAAAGAATTAACCGATGCTCAGGCACTAGCCAAAATTGGAAGTTGGCTAGTAAAACCTTCTGGTATGAAGATGGAGTGGTCTAAAGAAATGTACCATATATGGGGCTTCGATTACAGAGACGGTCATCCAGACTATAAAAAGGTAGTAGAAAGGGTTCATCCAGATGATATAGCTATCCTCAAAGATGCAGTTGACAAGGCGATTAGTAAAGGAACACCTTACAATATAGAATATAGAATTTGTATCCCAAATCAACCAGAAAAAACAATAAGAGCAATATGCCAACCTATAATGGATGATGCCGGAAATGTCATAAGTCTTGCAGGAACAAATCAAGATATCACACAACAAAAATTATTATCTAAAGAATTAATAAGTGCCAAGGAAAAAGCGGAAGAAAGCGATAGATTAAAGTCGGCATTTCTTGCTAATTTGAGTCATGAGATGCGGACACCAATGAACGGTATATTAGGTTTCTCAGAATTATTAAGGAGAAAAAATATTTCTGATGAAAAGAAGGATATTTATTTAGAACTTATAGAGAAAGAAGGGCACCGTCTTTTAAGTTTTATATCAAACATTGTAGATATCTCTAAGATTGAATCAAATATCATAAATATAGATAGCTCCCATGTAAATGTTAATAATCTTATAGATGATCTATTTTCAAAATATCATATAAAATTAGAGAATACAGGCGTTGAACTTCTAGCATGTAAAGGATTTGAAAATGCAGATAGTTTTATAGAAACCGATGAAAATAAACTAGTCCAGATCATTTCTAACTTATTAGAAAACGCAATAAAATTTACGAAAGAAGGTACTATAGAATTTGGTTATTCGTTAAGTGGAGATAACCTTAAATTCTTTGTGAAGGACTCTGGTATTGGGATTGAAAAGGAAGAACAAGAGAATATATTCAACAGGTTTACACAAGGTAGACGAGAGCAAACTCATAATCTCGGTGTAGGGCTTGGATTATCAATTGTAAAAGGCCTCATAAAACTTCTAGATGGTGATGTGTGGATTAATTCTCAACTAGGAGAAGGATCAACATTTTACTTTACAATTCCATATAAAAAAGTAATAAACAAAACTGCTTTACCAAATACTTTTAATGAAACCACCTTAGAGAATGGTGATTTTACGATTTTAATAGCAGAGGATGATAATTTAAGTTTTCTTTATGTACAGGCCTGTCTTTCTGATTATGACTGTACTATTTTACGAGCTATCAATGGTAAAGAGGCTGTTGAGCTAGTGCACAAAAATTGTAATATCGATTTAGTGTTGATGGATATTAATATGCCTATCATGGATGGTAATGAAGCGTTAGAAGAAATAAGAAAAACCAATAAAGAGATAACAATAATTGCTCAGACAGGTCTTGCTATGTCTGGAGACAAAGAAAAAATGCTCAATGCAGGTTTTGATGATTATATTTCCAAACCTATTTCTACAGCACAACTAATTAGTACAATAAACAAACATTTAAAAATAACAACCTAG
- a CDS encoding FMN-binding glutamate synthase family protein, whose amino-acid sequence MEGVLEFLGNISWWMWLILVVVIVAIRDIFFNKKHIITRNFPVVGHFRYMLESIGPELRQYIVANNREELPFNRIERGWIYASAKNENNYEGFGTDRDINQSHYIFINNAMMPYKVEENHPNAKDPYFLACAKVMGAGRRKRPYRPSSIINVSAMSFGSLSAKAVESLNRGCAKAYAYHNTGEGGLSPYHKKGGDVVFHFGTGYFGVRTKDGGFSMPKMKKLVDENPQVRAIEVKLSQGAKPGKGGVLPGSKITKEIAEIRGVEVGKDVLSPPNHKAFSNVPELVNFVESIAHETGLPVGIKAAIGKLDAWRELAKIMATTGKGPDFITIDGGEGGTGAAPPSFADHVALPWVYGFSDIYKIFKEYQLTERVVFIGSGKLGFPAKAAMAFAMGVDCINVAREAMLAVGCIQAKVCHNNTCPSGVATQNKWLQRGIDIPDKAERTHYYFKNFKKELLEITRACGYEHPCQLTMDDVDINLGDKNLTQTLADVYGYNKVVVPFKGAATLMACPDLGGNYNKAQVADEIDMKDVRY is encoded by the coding sequence ATGGAGGGAGTTCTTGAGTTTTTAGGTAATATCTCATGGTGGATGTGGCTGATTTTGGTAGTGGTTATTGTTGCTATAAGAGATATATTTTTTAATAAAAAGCATATCATCACGCGCAACTTCCCTGTGGTAGGGCATTTTAGGTATATGCTTGAAAGTATTGGACCAGAGTTACGCCAGTATATTGTGGCCAATAACCGTGAGGAACTTCCTTTTAATCGTATAGAGCGCGGGTGGATTTATGCCTCTGCCAAAAATGAAAATAACTACGAAGGTTTTGGTACCGACCGTGATATTAATCAGTCGCATTATATCTTTATCAATAATGCCATGATGCCTTATAAGGTAGAGGAAAATCACCCTAATGCAAAAGACCCTTACTTCCTTGCGTGTGCAAAAGTGATGGGCGCTGGTAGAAGAAAACGACCATATAGACCTAGCTCTATTATCAACGTGAGTGCTATGAGTTTTGGTAGCCTTTCGGCGAAAGCTGTAGAGTCCTTAAATCGAGGTTGTGCAAAAGCATACGCTTATCACAATACCGGTGAGGGCGGCCTCTCTCCTTACCATAAAAAAGGTGGAGATGTGGTGTTTCATTTTGGAACAGGATATTTTGGTGTACGCACAAAGGATGGCGGATTCTCAATGCCAAAAATGAAAAAACTTGTGGACGAAAATCCACAAGTACGCGCCATAGAAGTAAAACTCTCACAAGGAGCAAAACCTGGAAAAGGAGGCGTACTCCCTGGATCAAAAATCACAAAAGAAATTGCCGAAATACGCGGTGTGGAAGTGGGCAAGGATGTACTCTCTCCTCCTAACCACAAGGCATTTTCTAATGTACCAGAATTGGTTAACTTTGTAGAAAGTATCGCTCATGAAACAGGACTCCCAGTAGGAATTAAAGCTGCCATTGGAAAACTTGATGCGTGGCGCGAACTAGCAAAAATAATGGCAACCACCGGCAAAGGACCAGATTTTATCACCATTGATGGTGGTGAAGGTGGTACAGGCGCTGCTCCACCAAGTTTTGCAGATCATGTGGCGCTACCGTGGGTATATGGATTCTCAGATATTTATAAGATTTTTAAGGAGTACCAGCTCACAGAGCGTGTAGTATTTATAGGCTCAGGAAAGTTAGGCTTCCCAGCTAAAGCCGCCATGGCTTTTGCGATGGGTGTAGACTGTATTAATGTTGCCCGTGAGGCCATGCTTGCCGTAGGTTGTATACAAGCCAAGGTGTGCCATAACAACACCTGCCCTTCTGGTGTTGCGACTCAAAACAAGTGGTTACAACGCGGTATAGACATCCCAGATAAGGCAGAGCGCACACATTATTACTTTAAAAATTTCAAGAAAGAACTACTAGAAATCACTCGCGCCTGCGGCTATGAACATCCTTGCCAGCTCACCATGGACGATGTAGATATTAACCTAGGAGATAAAAACCTTACCCAGACCCTAGCAGATGTGTATGGATACAATAAAGTAGTCGTACCATTTAAAGGAGCCGCTACCCTCATGGCATGCCCAGATCTAGGAGGTAATTATAACAAAGCACAAGTTGCAGACGAAATTGATATGAAAGACGTGCGTTATTAA
- a CDS encoding lactoylglutathione lyase family protein yields MSTIKNYPKSFSHIGLSVPDIKKAVEFYSEVMGWYIIMPPSIVKKEKDTAIGQMCIDVFGDDWETFEIAHLSTSNGIGVELFSFPHGVKEAPEFNPFNTGLFHFCVQDPNIEELIEKIVSYGGKQRMPIREYYPKDKPYKMCYVEDPFGIVFEIYTHSYELTYSSGAYTE; encoded by the coding sequence ATGAGCACTATAAAAAATTATCCAAAATCATTTTCTCACATTGGTTTATCTGTTCCAGATATCAAAAAAGCGGTTGAGTTTTACTCAGAGGTTATGGGATGGTATATTATTATGCCTCCATCTATCGTAAAAAAGGAAAAAGATACAGCTATAGGACAGATGTGTATTGACGTTTTTGGCGACGACTGGGAAACTTTTGAAATTGCTCACCTATCTACTTCTAATGGTATAGGAGTAGAGTTATTTTCGTTCCCTCACGGTGTAAAAGAAGCTCCAGAATTTAATCCTTTTAACACAGGACTTTTTCACTTTTGCGTTCAAGACCCAAATATTGAAGAACTCATTGAAAAAATTGTTTCTTATGGAGGAAAGCAAAGAATGCCTATAAGAGAATACTATCCAAAAGATAAGCCTTATAAAATGTGCTACGTAGAAGATCCTTTTGGAATTGTATTTGAAATATACACTCACAGTTATGAGTTAACATATTCTTCTGGTGCTTACACAGAATAA
- a CDS encoding DUF6642 family protein: MKDIFASIIPTVAAEKFIYCLEAVPDVDQEVVTEVVTTLEDIALKQGIASIYKTCDTIEGLEESLNTLVYDDHNFKDYELIYLIMPGQANNIMLNDYYYSIEEIAEIFEGRMTGKIIHFSNKKALNLTDEESQYFLDVTGARAISGYGSSNSLLSSTDTIDRVFFNMFQENEDFKEVVEEMFQKHYKLCKLLDFRLYY; encoded by the coding sequence ATGAAGGATATCTTTGCCAGCATCATCCCCACAGTAGCAGCAGAAAAATTTATTTATTGTCTCGAGGCAGTTCCGGATGTCGATCAGGAGGTTGTCACAGAGGTGGTGACAACACTCGAAGATATCGCTCTAAAGCAAGGAATTGCTAGTATCTATAAGACTTGCGACACCATAGAAGGGCTGGAGGAAAGTCTAAACACGCTGGTGTATGATGATCATAACTTTAAAGATTATGAACTCATTTACCTCATTATGCCAGGCCAGGCTAATAATATCATGCTCAATGATTATTACTACAGCATTGAGGAAATTGCCGAAATTTTTGAAGGAAGAATGACAGGTAAAATCATCCATTTTTCAAATAAAAAAGCACTCAATTTAACTGACGAAGAATCGCAATATTTTCTTGATGTTACCGGTGCCCGTGCTATCTCTGGCTATGGATCTAGCAATAGTTTATTGTCTAGCACAGACACTATAGATAGAGTGTTTTTTAATATGTTTCAAGAAAATGAAGACTTTAAAGAAGTGGTAGAAGAGATGTTTCAAAAACACTACAAACTCTGCAAGCTCCTTGATTTTAGACTGTATTATTAA
- a CDS encoding DUF5713 family protein, translated as MNIFNKAKSFLEKDNFDNVRIDKLTLNDKKYEQTTDTVWFVPNNIEQCIRATEKLNIEHIHLQTYTLDFLNDKRLKNVKGIYIQFEIDDLSPLMNFHQLTHLRISEDNNKVFDFSNFPNLIFLNGIGPKKYVNFEKLTKLKHAYMRNYRKRDFSEFSNFPDLRTLEIYSGACENLNGLSGLKKLEELKLEKCPKLISLNGIDETNVDLKLLHLRNCKKLQEVSSLSELTNITDLMISEVNELDSFQFLSSLTKIQNLHINPLLIGVKKDDYYPLVDKLQSIGKLEQLKKWEKLDDYLNKKIDIEQFKKEKTSDLQSILNHLSIKDWTGKYEDGLDQYNLKNCKKAEKIISKLISKLETNNDMSEKEKVEHIKLSVLEFNKLNDSLDGCFIETGEREELCDIFDNIADSIGIDIQNYEDGIASEWRDW; from the coding sequence ATGAACATATTCAATAAAGCCAAATCATTTTTAGAAAAAGACAATTTTGACAATGTTCGAATTGACAAACTAACATTAAATGACAAAAAGTATGAGCAAACTACTGATACTGTTTGGTTTGTACCAAATAATATTGAGCAATGTATAAGAGCTACTGAAAAACTTAATATTGAACATATTCATTTACAAACTTATACTCTCGATTTTCTAAATGATAAAAGATTAAAAAATGTCAAAGGAATATACATTCAATTTGAGATTGACGATTTAAGTCCATTAATGAATTTTCACCAATTAACTCATCTTAGAATATCTGAGGATAATAATAAAGTTTTTGATTTTTCGAACTTCCCTAATTTGATATTCTTAAATGGTATTGGACCAAAAAAATATGTAAATTTTGAAAAACTAACAAAGCTCAAACACGCATATATGAGGAATTATAGAAAAAGGGACTTTTCAGAATTCTCAAACTTTCCAGACCTAAGAACACTTGAAATCTATTCTGGTGCTTGCGAAAATTTAAATGGATTATCTGGTTTAAAAAAATTAGAAGAATTAAAATTAGAAAAGTGTCCTAAATTAATATCTCTAAATGGAATTGATGAAACTAATGTTGATTTAAAATTATTACACCTAAGAAACTGTAAAAAGCTTCAAGAAGTTTCATCTTTAAGTGAATTAACAAATATTACTGATTTAATGATCTCGGAAGTGAACGAATTAGATTCTTTCCAGTTTTTGTCATCGTTAACAAAAATTCAAAATTTACATATAAATCCATTATTGATTGGAGTTAAAAAAGATGATTACTACCCATTAGTTGACAAATTGCAGAGTATTGGTAAATTAGAACAGCTTAAAAAATGGGAAAAATTAGATGATTATTTAAATAAAAAGATTGACATTGAACAATTTAAAAAAGAGAAAACATCTGATTTACAATCAATACTCAATCATTTATCAATAAAAGATTGGACTGGAAAATATGAAGATGGTCTTGATCAATACAATCTTAAAAATTGCAAAAAAGCTGAAAAAATAATATCAAAATTAATTAGCAAACTTGAGACAAATAATGATATGAGCGAAAAAGAAAAAGTCGAACATATTAAGTTAAGTGTTTTGGAATTCAATAAACTTAACGATAGTTTAGATGGTTGCTTTATTGAAACAGGAGAAAGGGAAGAACTCTGTGATATATTTGACAACATTGCTGATTCGATAGGAATTGACATACAAAATTATGAAGATGGAATAGCCAGCGAATGGAGAGATTGGTAA
- a CDS encoding winged helix-turn-helix transcriptional regulator, whose product MSNKIACPLNYTMNLIGTKWKPLVLFHLIEGALRSGVLQKKVPGISNKMFTQTVRELEKDGLVVRKVFPVVPPRVEYSLTERGASLEAILRSLDTWGEEDCKDF is encoded by the coding sequence ATGAGTAATAAAATTGCCTGTCCGCTTAATTATACTATGAATTTAATAGGTACCAAATGGAAACCACTGGTTTTATTTCATTTAATAGAAGGTGCATTACGTTCTGGAGTATTACAGAAGAAAGTGCCAGGGATTTCCAATAAAATGTTTACACAAACCGTGCGCGAATTAGAAAAAGATGGGCTCGTTGTTAGGAAGGTCTTTCCAGTAGTACCACCTAGAGTAGAATATAGTCTTACAGAAAGAGGAGCTTCTCTAGAAGCTATTTTAAGAAGTCTTGATACTTGGGGAGAGGAAGATTGTAAAGATTTTTAG